The genomic DNA TCTTTCAATTCTCTTTTAGTCTTATTGGAACTGATGGCCAATGCAGTCAAGAGTGTTATCCCGTATCTCTTTCAATTCTCTTTTAGTCTTATTGGAACATACTCTCTGTTGGAGTGGTTGGGGGTGTGAAAAATCTTTCAATTCTCTTTTAGTCTTATTGGAACAGGAGAAGCAGCAGAAGGAGAGCAAGGCCCGTTCTACCTTTCAATTCTCTTTTAGTCTTATTGGAACTGGGCACCCCGTTGCTGAACGGGGTCGCGTAGGTCTCTTTCAATTCTCTTTTAGTCTTATTGGAACAAAGTTAGTTTTTGTTAAGGGGGGGTGTTGTAAATGACTTTCAATTCTCTTTTAGTCTTATTGGAACGAGCAACTTTCCTATGAGGATGCTTTTACTTATTTTAAGCTTTCAATTCTCTTTTAGTCTTATTGGAACTAGCCTCCCCCTGAACATTCCTCAAAGTAACCTTCCTCTTTCAATTCTCTTTTAGTCTTATTGGAACGCCGTAATGTCTATCTCCTCAGGAGGCCTGTTCTGGACTCTTTCAATTCTCTTTTAGTCTTATTGGAACATCTAATATCGTAAATCTCTTCTATAATTGTTCTTCTCTTTCAATTCTCTTTTAGTCTTATTGGAACACGCAGACGAAAAGAGATGGAAATATATTCAAGTAAGCTTTCAATTCTCTTTTAGTCTTATTGGAACGGTAGTAAAAACGGGGGGCTTTCCCTCATGATCCCCCACTTTCAATTCTCTTTTAGTCTTATTGGAACGCTCCTGGGCGACAGGAGGCTCAAGGCGATAATTCTCCTTTCAATTCTCTTTTAGTCTTATTGGAACGGCGGTATATGGGCCCAAGAGGAGCACAAATTCCGAGCTTTCAATTCTCTTTTAGTCTTATTGGAACATATCCTATTATCAGCGATTTGCTAGAAAAGTTCTACTTTCAATTCTCTTTTAGTCTTATTGGAACAGGAAGAGCAACACCATTCTCATCAAGCTCGAACTCACTTTCAATTCTCTTTTAGTCTTATTGGAACGTTGAGAGACTGAAGTTCGCCCTCTCGAACAACATCGCTTTCAATTCTCTTTTAGTCTTATTGGAACACTCAAGCGGAACACCCTTAACCCTCAAGATATCAAATCTTTCAATTCTCTTTTAGTCTTATTGGAACACGGTGTTGAAGGTTTATGATAAGGTGAATGGTTATGCTTTCAATTCTCTTTTAGTCTTATTGGAACACGCCGTAAAGGTGTACATCGTGAACCCATCCTCAGCTTTCAATTCTCTTTTAGTCTTATTGGAACAGGCGCGATTTTTCGTGCGATTCTCTCAATATCTCCTAAGAAAGCCCCAATATTATAAGCCTTTCGATGAAGGGTATTTATCCTACTCAATAAGGCAAATCTAAGCTCGGGCTACAAACCTTGTAATTCAATGTATAGAGGAGATACAGCTCCAGAATATTCAACAGTTAAACTACCTCATAAACTCCAAAAGGGTCTGAGACCTTCTCTTATCCGCTACTTCTCTCCCATGTTTTATCATGCCAAAAACTCAGAATACATCGTGCGTCAGTATATAACCAAGATATCTACTGATTTAACAGGTAAATTTGAAGAAAATTCGTTACATAATATGACCAAAATTTGAACATTTAGTGATATTTTCACAACATATTACTAAAACCCTCCAAAGACCAAAGAGCAGGGGATTAACAAATTTGAGGAAGGATCAGGGAATCTAAGAAAAACAGCTACTCCAGGAAGGGTTTCTAAAATTTTTAGAAGAATGGTGCGGTGGCCGGGATTTGAACCCGGGTCGCCGGCTCGGAAGGCCGGCGTCCTAGACCAGGCTAGACTACCACCGCACAAACACTGGTGGGGCGGGGGGGATTTGAACCCCCGACACCCGGATCTTCAGTCCGGTGCTCTCCCAGGCTGAGCTACCGCCCCACCCTCGAAAGTTATGGTGAAGTATGGTTTTTATAAACCTTGCGGTTAGGTTAAGATATGCTTGGCCTGAAAACCTCTATAATTGGCAAAAAGGTAATCTACTACCAGGAAATTTCTTCTACCAATGATGTTGCAAAATCCCTCGATGTTGAAGAAGGAACAGTTGTAGTCGCCGACAGGCAGACAAGAGGAAGGGGAAGACTCAACAGAAAATGGATTTCTCCAGAAGGGGGCTTATGGCTTTCAGTAGTTTTAAAGCCGAAGGTTGCGCCCCAGGACATTCCAAAGATAGTTTTCCTGGGGGCCATAGGGGTAGTTAGAACACTTGAAGAATTATCAATCCCCGGAAGGATTAAGTGGCCAAATGACGTTCTAGTAAACTTCAGGAAAATATCAGGAATTCTAACCGAGAAGGTTGGGGAGAAAGTCATTCTAGGCATCGGAATAAATGTGAACAACGACGCCCCGGAAAACGGAATAGCCGTGAAGGATGTTCTGGATAAGGAAGTTAGTCTAATTTACGTCTTCAAAACCCTATTAGAGAATCTCGACGAGCTGTACGAGATTTACTTGAAGTCCCCAGGAAATATAGTGGAACTTGCAAGGGAGCTCATGATACTTAACGTTCCAGTTAAAGTTCTTGGAAATGGAGAGGTCGTTGGAATTGCTGAGGATATAGATGAGGACGGAAGACTCGTCTTAAGGCTTGGGAACGGAGAAATAAGGAAGATTATCTACGGTGACGTGTCCTTAAGGTTCCTCTAGCATGTCAAGCCCCTTCCTTTTCATTA from Pyrococcus kukulkanii includes the following:
- a CDS encoding biotin--[acetyl-CoA-carboxylase] ligase, with product MLGLKTSIIGKKVIYYQEISSTNDVAKSLDVEEGTVVVADRQTRGRGRLNRKWISPEGGLWLSVVLKPKVAPQDIPKIVFLGAIGVVRTLEELSIPGRIKWPNDVLVNFRKISGILTEKVGEKVILGIGINVNNDAPENGIAVKDVLDKEVSLIYVFKTLLENLDELYEIYLKSPGNIVELARELMILNVPVKVLGNGEVVGIAEDIDEDGRLVLRLGNGEIRKIIYGDVSLRFL